Proteins found in one Panthera tigris isolate Pti1 chromosome B3, P.tigris_Pti1_mat1.1, whole genome shotgun sequence genomic segment:
- the GCNT3 gene encoding beta-1,3-galactosyl-O-glycosyl-glycoprotein beta-1,6-N-acetylglucosaminyltransferase 3 isoform X1, whose product MIWWKKIQWQQRYLWALGCYMLLAIVALRLCLRLKCDFDSLDLKSRDFQSRHCRDILYKSLKLPAKRSINCSRIIQGDQQAVIEAVLDNLEIKNKRKPFTDTDYLNMTRDCEHFKAERKFIRFPLSQEELDFPIAYSMVVHEKIENFERLLRAVYAPQNIYCIHVDEKSPETFKEAVKAIISCFPNVFMASKLVRVVYASWSRVQADLNCMEDLLQSPVPWKYLLNTCGTDFPIKTNAEMVLALKMLNGKNSMESEIPTEYKKTRWKYHYETKDTLYITNKMKDPPPDNIPMFTGNAYIVASRDFVRHVLENPKSRQLIEWVKDTYSPDEHLWATLQRAPWMPGSIPYHSKFHVSDMAAIARLVKWQGHEGNISMGAPYAPCSGIHQRSICIYGTGDLHWILQNHHLLANKFDPKIHDFSVREKGRSDQCDHSYTYGTITALILPASQPKLNVP is encoded by the exons ATGATTTGGTGGAAGAAGATACAGTGGCAGCAGCGTTACCTGTGGGCCCTGGGCTGCTATATGCTGCTGGCCATTGTTGCTCTGAGGCTTTGTCTCAGATTGAAATGTGACTTTGATTCCCTGGATCTGAAGTCCAGAGATTTTCAGAGCCGGCACTGTAGAGACATCTTGTACAAGTCCCTGAAACTGCCAGCAAAGAGATCCATCAACTGTTCTCGGATCATCCAAGGGGACCAGCAGGCAGTGATTGAGGCTGTGCTGGACAATCTGGAGATCAAGAACAAGCGGAAGCCTTTCACAGACACTGACTACCTTAACATGACCAGAGACTGTGAGCACTTTAAGGCTGAAAGGAAGTTCATACGGTTCCCTCTGAGCCAAGAAGAGTTAGACTTCCCTATTGCCTACTCAATGGTGGtccatgagaaaatagaaaactttgaAAGATTGCTCCGAGCTGTGTATGCCCCTCAGAACATATACTGCATCCACGTGGATGAGAAATCCCCAGAAACTTTCAAAGAGGCAGTCAAGGCAATTATTTCATGCTTCCCAAATGTCTTCATGGCCAGTAAGTTGGTTCGGGTGGTTTATGCCTCCTGGTCCAGGGTGCAGGCTGACCTGAACTGTATGGAAGACTTGCTCCAGAGCCCAGTGCCATGGAAATACTTACTAAATACATGTGGGACAGACTTTCCTATAAAGACCAATGCCGAGATGGTCCTGGCCCTCAAGATGTTGAATGGGAAGAACAGTATGGAGTCAGAAATACCTACTGAGTACAAAAAGACTCGCTGGAAATATCACTATGAGACAAAAGACACATTGTATATAACCAACAAGATGAAGGATCCTCCCCCTGATAACATACCTATGTTCACAGGGAATGCCTATATTGTAGCTTCCCGAGACTTTGTCCGACATGTCTTAGAGAACCCCAAGTCCCGACAACTGATTGAATGGGTAAAAGACACCTATAGCCCCGATGAGCATCTATGGGCCACGCTTCAGCGTGCACCATGGATGCCTGGCTCTATTCCCTACCACTCCAAGTTTCACGTCTCAGATATGGCAGCCATTGCCAGGCTGGTCAAGTGGCAGGGCCATGAGGGAAACATCAGTATGGGGGCACCTTATGCACCTTGCTCTGGAATCCACCAGCGGTCTATCTGTATTTATGGGACTGGAGACCTGCATTGGATTCTTCAAAACCATCACCTCTTGGCCAACAAGTTTGACCCAAAG ATTCATGACTTCTCTGTAAGGGAAAAAGGGCGATCTGACCAGTGTGATCACTCATATACTTACGGGACAATTACAGCACTAATTTTGCCAGCTTCACAGCCAAAGCTTAATGTTCCATAG
- the GCNT3 gene encoding beta-1,3-galactosyl-O-glycosyl-glycoprotein beta-1,6-N-acetylglucosaminyltransferase 3 isoform X2 yields MIWWKKIQWQQRYLWALGCYMLLAIVALRLCLRLKCDFDSLDLKSRDFQSRHCRDILYKSLKLPAKRSINCSRIIQGDQQAVIEAVLDNLEIKNKRKPFTDTDYLNMTRDCEHFKAERKFIRFPLSQEELDFPIAYSMVVHEKIENFERLLRAVYAPQNIYCIHVDEKSPETFKEAVKAIISCFPNVFMASKLVRVVYASWSRVQADLNCMEDLLQSPVPWKYLLNTCGTDFPIKTNAEMVLALKMLNGKNSMESEIPTEYKKTRWKYHYETKDTLYITNKMKDPPPDNIPMFTGNAYIVASRDFVRHVLENPKSRQLIEWVKDTYSPDEHLWATLQRAPWMPGSIPYHSKFHVSDMAAIARLVKWQGHEGNISMGAPYAPCSGIHQRSICIYGTGDLHWILQNHHLLANKFDPKVDDNVLQCLEEYLRHKAIYGTEL; encoded by the coding sequence ATGATTTGGTGGAAGAAGATACAGTGGCAGCAGCGTTACCTGTGGGCCCTGGGCTGCTATATGCTGCTGGCCATTGTTGCTCTGAGGCTTTGTCTCAGATTGAAATGTGACTTTGATTCCCTGGATCTGAAGTCCAGAGATTTTCAGAGCCGGCACTGTAGAGACATCTTGTACAAGTCCCTGAAACTGCCAGCAAAGAGATCCATCAACTGTTCTCGGATCATCCAAGGGGACCAGCAGGCAGTGATTGAGGCTGTGCTGGACAATCTGGAGATCAAGAACAAGCGGAAGCCTTTCACAGACACTGACTACCTTAACATGACCAGAGACTGTGAGCACTTTAAGGCTGAAAGGAAGTTCATACGGTTCCCTCTGAGCCAAGAAGAGTTAGACTTCCCTATTGCCTACTCAATGGTGGtccatgagaaaatagaaaactttgaAAGATTGCTCCGAGCTGTGTATGCCCCTCAGAACATATACTGCATCCACGTGGATGAGAAATCCCCAGAAACTTTCAAAGAGGCAGTCAAGGCAATTATTTCATGCTTCCCAAATGTCTTCATGGCCAGTAAGTTGGTTCGGGTGGTTTATGCCTCCTGGTCCAGGGTGCAGGCTGACCTGAACTGTATGGAAGACTTGCTCCAGAGCCCAGTGCCATGGAAATACTTACTAAATACATGTGGGACAGACTTTCCTATAAAGACCAATGCCGAGATGGTCCTGGCCCTCAAGATGTTGAATGGGAAGAACAGTATGGAGTCAGAAATACCTACTGAGTACAAAAAGACTCGCTGGAAATATCACTATGAGACAAAAGACACATTGTATATAACCAACAAGATGAAGGATCCTCCCCCTGATAACATACCTATGTTCACAGGGAATGCCTATATTGTAGCTTCCCGAGACTTTGTCCGACATGTCTTAGAGAACCCCAAGTCCCGACAACTGATTGAATGGGTAAAAGACACCTATAGCCCCGATGAGCATCTATGGGCCACGCTTCAGCGTGCACCATGGATGCCTGGCTCTATTCCCTACCACTCCAAGTTTCACGTCTCAGATATGGCAGCCATTGCCAGGCTGGTCAAGTGGCAGGGCCATGAGGGAAACATCAGTATGGGGGCACCTTATGCACCTTGCTCTGGAATCCACCAGCGGTCTATCTGTATTTATGGGACTGGAGACCTGCATTGGATTCTTCAAAACCATCACCTCTTGGCCAACAAGTTTGACCCAAAGGTGGATGACAATGTTCTTCAGTGTTTAGAAGAGTACTTACGTCATAAGGCCATCTATGGGACTGAACTCTGA